The Malus sylvestris chromosome 8, drMalSylv7.2, whole genome shotgun sequence genomic interval GCGTATATGTTTGAACAAATAACGTAGAACTCAACAAAAGATGTACTATGTTCCATGGCACAACCAGCATCCTCAATGGCTTCAGTACATCAATTAATGGTCAAGAATTACAAAGACAAATGGCATGGAATAGATTGCAGCTAAACAACATTTGCCGATGTCTTCCCCACAAGGCTTCCTTTTAGTTTTACACTAAACTACCAACTGCACCAGAGTTCATATGTACTTACTAGTAGTAGAAGTCCCTCGCGGATCAaaatcgtcatcatcatcagcaaTACTTGGGCTTTGCGTGTGAATTGAACTGTATGTATCAGCttcatttgatttatttgatgaCTTTGACTCACTAGATGATATATCATCCTGCCCTCTCCTGCAAGATAAGCATTCTGAAATTAATCTAAACACGATCACATAGCAACAAAATTATTGGGGCAAAATATACGTGCTTCAGTCTCTCTGTATACAGAGGGCAGGGTCTCTGCATCAGTGAGAGAGAGCTGCAGACAAAATTAGCTAGTAGTGATAGAAACCATCGTATTGCAGTTCTGAGTCTCAGAAGAACCTTTTTAAGTGTTATCCAAAGCCTCTCAGTCTAAAGGCACATTAGTTTAAGGATTGCAGCCTATCACCAACAGTACAAATCAAATACCTGCTTCGTGTTGAGCCCTTCTTTGAAGAGCTCTCTCGATTCTCACTTGTAGCCCCACGTCGAGACCTGCTTGAGCTGAACTTCTCAGTCTTGTCTTCTTCATGTCTGTCTCTATAGCTATCGCCGAAACTATCACCAGCAGCTGCTGTACCACCTAGACCTCCATAGCGGTCACTACTCTGAAAGCTGCTATTACTATACGAGGATGAAGTCGCTGAACCTGACTTATATGTTATCCCAGTAGATGAAAGTCCAAAGTACCTAAAGTTGGCAACGTGCTAATAGTTTATAAGATCAAATCTAATCAAAAGATTTCAGACAAGTTGAAGTAAACTTGAAAACCTAGTCGCCAGAAAAATAAGCTTACTTGTCACGATTTGCAGCAGCTTTGTTTCTAACTTCTtgtattttatctttattattcAGAAGGGCCACTATATTTTCAGCCTTCTTTCTCACATTTATTCCATTATCTTTCCCACTTGGCTCAACATATTCAAAGCTTGAGAGTGACTacaggaaaaggaaaaaacaaaagagaaatagAATGTTTTGAGCATATTCAACCATATTCTCGACTTGATAGTTGATATACACAAAAACAAGTTCAGGCCATAAAGAAATAGTCCTTACTGAGATTTGGAAAGTATGTTCTATAATGTCATCAACAGCACGCTCAGATCCATGTGAAACCAAATATTCTATAACAGCCAATGCCTGATGCAGAAGTTGTTTCAGACATGAAAGGGATAAAAAGGCACATGACCCAACGACACCAAAATATAGTATGCGTAGATCTCTATAAGCATATATGTGCACAGTCCAACTGAATTCTTACCTTATAAACATGACGCCAGTCTTTTCCCGTCTCACTTAGTCTTGTCCATAAAACACTCATAACCATCTGACATTCCGAACTAAAAGATAACAAGAATCAGCAAGTGCGTGTAAGTACATGTTCCTTCTAGATTCCGGAAATTGGCACTATAAAAAAAGATTTTAAcaagaatccttaacagttcACTGCAGTTGAAACTCACAATTTTTTAGTGGCCTGTGCAATCTCTGCCAATGCAGAGCCATGAGGACCCCAAGGTTCACTATCTGTCGCATCCAGTACCTACCGTATAACAGCAATGAAACaaatttggtaaactaaaagaaaattcaaaccgGACATAGCCGTTAATCATATCATCCAGAGTCCAGCTCCCGAAACGAGAAAAAACAAATTCATATCCGCCAGTTTAGCTAGTACATTCAAAGTATACAGTCTAAAGCCAATAGCTAATGCCAACCGACCGTGGGCATTTCAAAATTGTAGAAACCTGTTCCAGTGACCTCTCAAAGCTAAAAGACCAAAAGCATAGCTACAATTTCAGCTCAAATGTATCTACAAGGATAAAATCTAAGGCTGCAATGCTACTATAACTATTGAGGACGAAAACTAAATAACAAATTTTGGTGTTTGAATCCGCCATGAATACAACAATTCGAGTTCAGATCTATAATTTTTGTTACACAATAAGAAATTccaatgaaaaaagaaaaatttcgcCGAATTAACAGTAAATTACCTTCTGCTCCATCTCCGGAACCTTCAAGACCTTCAGATTCACCTCCCTCTTTCTGCACATCAAGATTAAGCAAACAAAATGTCAATTAAATTGCAATTGATATCAAATAAATCGAAAAAAATTTGACTAAAATCGCAACAAAAACTGACATTTCTCGGACCGTTTGATCGAAGACCTTCATGAAATCCATGACGAATCTGCAAAATTCGGAAATGCGAGATCAGATAGGAAGAAGCAAAATTGCGATTGAATCAGAGCGAATCGGAGAAGTTGAAGTCAATTTTTTGGAGGAATGTAAGAAGAttaaggaagaaagaagaaggaccTTTGAGCAAAAAGTCGAAGAGAAAGGAACGGAAAGGATTTTCAGATCTTGGCGTGCGTCGccagaagagggagagagagataatCGGGGtggttgttttgtggtttttaaATCGCATCCAATTGACAGAGAACCGGTAAAGCCAACGAGGTCCCGCGATGATGTTTGTGTGAGCTTTACTTTTTccttgccaaaaaaaaaacaaaagtatatatatatatatataatacttatTTGATTAgagtttatttgaatgttttttttaaatgattaaaagcgtttttgatgaaaatatttttagaacaattttttttaaatgattaaaaacgtttttgatgaaaatatttttagaacaatCTTTAGTTAAGATGTAagtaaattctaaaaaaaatctcttaaagtgcttcctagaATAAGCACATTACTAGTATTTCTTGTAGAAATCacaaagtgcttttggaacccaaaaatattttctctaaatcgctttcagtcattttaaaagcacattaaAACGAGCCTCACATATATGCTAAAAGAAATTTAGACTAAGCTGTATAATAAGTTAATCGTAGTAAATTAGTAACAAATTCGTTattaaaaaattttgattttaaaaCCCACCGCTTATAACCATCATGAGGTAGCCCAATGATTAGGATGAATTTTAAGCCGTATTCAACATGACATGTCTTGGATTCGATTCCTATCACTCGTGAATCACACGATGGTTGATGAAGCTGAAATACTTGTGCAAGTCTTCCGACCTCTAAGAGAATAGACTAACGTGATGAAGTCACCAGTTAGTCCCTTTTAAAAGAAACCACCAGTTATAGGTAAATATCAATATATGGGAATACTtatgtatttcttatttttaaagATGATTTTATCTATGGATGAGATTGGAATTATTGATGGTTGTTTGTATTTAAGGGTTTAGGGTACGTGGCATTACtttatggtacaaacaatacaATCATATTCGTTTATTCTCTATGTCATCATAGTCTAGCCATCTACataaatcaaacaaattgaCAATTGATGTCATTTGTTATCAAAATTATTGGTTTATTCAGTACATATAAATGACTAAACGGTctctaaattaaataaaatttatggaGATGGTATGTGAATGGTGATAAAGAGAGTGAACGACGTTTATACGACAAAATGATAATGACACCGTCATCACTCAAAGAGAAATGAACTTAGTATACGTAAAGAGTCAAATATTATCAATTTATTTTCATACTCATTTATGATAAGTAAACACGACAACGTACAAGAGAATCTACAGATCTTTTTTACGGTGTCTATATTGGGTTTGGGAAACTTGAACAGTTAAATTAGCCAGCCGGCCCAAAGTATATTGGGCTTGGGTTTCTTTTAATACAGTCTTCAACCTCTAGGCCTTCGCGTGCCGGTTCATAAACTCTATTTACCAATAAACCGCCGGTCACATTACTCCGTCCAACATACAAACCCAAGCATCCTATTCGTCCGTCACCACAAACTTCCTCACAGCCCGTTACATACCTCCCTCCCTTCATTTCTTTTGAAGTAAAAATTTAAGAACTTTAAAAGCTCTTGGTACtgttaactttaacgaaaaactatatttttatattaaaaagtcaattacagtacaattcactttaccctttattttgtccttatggttaaaactcaaagttttctaaAAAATTAACTACCATTTCACAAATCTGGATTCTCGTAGTCTTTCTTTGTGAAGATTTTTATAATCCGTCAATCTTattcgttcattgtacattgtgcggttaaaaattattttaaatatttttatttaaaattaaacataaaccgtatttgacaaaaactgatcgcacaATATACAATATACAATGCACAATGTACTAATATAATTTATGGATTTCCACGATCTCACcaaaggatccggagaggatcctgctGGCCACTTCAGGTCATCAACTTTACTCTTCACCAGTCCAACCTTCATCAGAAATCACCCAACTTCTTCCCTTCAACGCGGTTTTCAATATTGTCAGtctgatttttcttttcttttaatgttcaacttttaatttttatgaatttaattttGATATGTTGACCGTTGTTTTATTGAATCAATATATATTTTCAAGTATTTGTGGTCAAAAAATTCGATTTGGTTGCAGGGTTTTTTAAAGTTGGTTGCTTTTTCTTGTTCTGGGAACCGATCGAAGCAAAAATGTTCAAGCGGGTGTTTGGGAAAGCTAAGCAGGAGGCCAATCCCCTGCCCACGATTCACAAATTAAACGAtgtatgggtttttttttttgggggggggggattttTTATTACtcgattttgttgttttttgcagaaattatgaCAATgaattgggttttgtgattGTAATTGTTTGGGTATTTTTTTTAACTGATAAGTGTTGGGTTTTTGGGATTTTGCAGACACTTGAGAtgctggagaagaaggagaaagtgCTTGTGAAGAAGGCAGCTCAAGAGGTTGAGAAAGCTAAACAATTTACTCAAGCAAAAAACCGAAATGGTAAGAAACCCGAACGGTCTACATTCAATTTTTTCGGTTATTCTTTGTTTCGTGTAGACGATTTGAATGTTTTGTGAATTTGATACCATATGTGGATATGTTTTGTATTGAATTTGAACAGAAATCTTTGTTTATTGTCGATTTTGTTTGGCTTTTAAGAATGTGGGTAGGTTGTTCTGTCTCCAATTTTGTTTTCGTGTTATCCATTTCCGGTGGAGGGACTAGGGAGAACAAATTGTCGTCACTAGTTACCTGCTTAGGTGAATTTTTCTGCGTAAATCGTGATAGGGGATCATGAGCGTGATTCGTGTGTAGATTCCGTTGAGTAAATTCTGTAGGTTGTAGAAGCAATTGAGTGGACATGTGACTCAGACTTATACCTAGTTGTGAAACCTATGATATTGTGTGGTAATTATTATTAAATCGTATACCTTGTTGCTGTTTTTAATACAGCGGCGATAAAGTGTTTAAAAAGGAAGAGGCTTTACGAACAACAAATTGAACAGCTTGGGAATTTCCAATTGCGCATTCACGATCAGGTGCTTGTTGTGTTGTTTTAAACTCTAATGAAGTTTGATGTGTTGACTGTTTTTGTTGAAGACCCGTTTTGTGTTGGGGTTTTAGATGATAATGCTGGAAGGTGCAAACGCTACGACAGAAACTGTTGATGCATTGAGAAGTGGAACCGCTGTAATGAAGGCCATGAACAAGGCCACGTAAGTTGAATTTGAACTTCATTCTGTAGAAGTTATAGTTTCCGTGGTCCATCATTTCCATAACTATAGCATCATTCTCATAACTATAGCATCATTCTGTAAATACGTCTTAAATTACTCTTTTCACTTTCTCTTTATATTGCTTTGTTTTGAACATGTCTTTGGAGGTTGAAGCATACCGTATCCTTTTGTTCTGTGTAGCGCATCTCACCTTTGGCCTGTTTTTCCTACAGGAAAATTGAGGATTTGGAGAAAACAATGGATGAGATCAATGACCAAACTGAAAGCATGAAACAGATTCAGGAGGCACTGTCAGCACCTATCGGTGCAGCAGCTGATTTCGATGAGGTATTGTCTTTGCAAGTTATTAGTTCGTAGATTCaatgctttttttcttttcaaatcaaTGGTTCAAATTGCAATATTTATTCTCACAGGATGAATTGGAGGCCGAGCTTGAAGAACTAGAAGGAGCTGAATTGGAGGAGGAGCTTCTCCAGCCAGCCACGAGTGCTCCGGCAGCTCCAGTATATGTAAATCCTGAAGCAGGCAGGCAACCAACCCGACCAGCTCCTCAGAGAAATAACCGTGAGGAAGATGAGCTTGCTGCATTACAGGCAGAGATGGCACTTTAAGCAGTTATATACGTGTATCAGGTAGATCATTTGTCTCGATAATATAATCATAGCTCTACAGCCTCTACATGACTGTCACTGTCAACTATTGTTGAATTAGGGTAGTTGCACACCACGGAGATCATATCATTCAAACCACAAGCATATCATTTTAGAAAAAGTCGTTATGCTGAAAGCGCTATACATGCATGTTATGACAATTGAGAAAGATTTTGAAACGCGCGAGTC includes:
- the LOC126633280 gene encoding vacuolar protein sorting-associated protein 32 homolog 2-like, yielding MDFHDLTKGSGEDPAGHFRSSTLLFTSPTFIRNHPTSSLQRGFQYWFFKVGCFFLFWEPIEAKMFKRVFGKAKQEANPLPTIHKLNDTLEMLEKKEKVLVKKAAQEVEKAKQFTQAKNRNAAIKCLKRKRLYEQQIEQLGNFQLRIHDQMIMLEGANATTETVDALRSGTAVMKAMNKATKIEDLEKTMDEINDQTESMKQIQEALSAPIGAAADFDEDELEAELEELEGAELEEELLQPATSAPAAPVYVNPEAGRQPTRPAPQRNNREEDELAALQAEMAL
- the LOC126631923 gene encoding clathrin interactor EPSIN 1-like; this encodes MDFMKVFDQTVREIKREVNLKVLKVPEMEQKVLDATDSEPWGPHGSALAEIAQATKKFSECQMVMSVLWTRLSETGKDWRHVYKALAVIEYLVSHGSERAVDDIIEHTFQISSLSSFEYVEPSGKDNGINVRKKAENIVALLNNKDKIQEVRNKAAANRDKYFGLSSTGITYKSGSATSSSYSNSSFQSSDRYGGLGGTAAAGDSFGDSYRDRHEEDKTEKFSSSRSRRGATSENRESSSKKGSTRSRRGQDDISSSESKSSNKSNEADTYSSIHTQSPSIADDDDDFDPRGTSTTKTAVASSNQVDLFGQNLMDDFVDVPASVPEEKPVMNSSSSDVDLFADADFVSAAPPQAASGAFADSTFVSAPPKTATGASSQTQNGFDLFASQPTLSPPASSTVDLFATPDPVMQPEAKSTNAAPTNTNIVDPFATVPLNNFDGSDIMGAFTSHSDSAASEPSQSSVNDGSHNVVGKQSLADSKTPPKKDFQVKSGIWADSLSRGLIDLNISGPKKVNLADVGIVGGLTDGTDEREKGPPTSYYMGRAMGSGTGLGKSGFPSSQGIGDDFFSSLSSGNQQYQYGGFQK